The nucleotide window CCTAGGCAGCTGGAATTTATGCAAGTTGAAAATCAAAATGCCAGAAATGTTGCCTAGGAAAGTTTCTCTTTTGGCTCTCTTCAAATGTCCCAAGAAGAGAAAGCTTGATCCACAGAAGCTTGATCCGGGAGCAGGGGTTTTGCCAGAGAAAATGTAGCACCACAAGCATTATTAAAATGCAGTTCTTCAGGCTAGACTTAGGATGAATTGTTTTGTTAAGCATATCTCTTAAATGAATCATTTATTCTGTTGCTTAAATAACATATAATCATTAAGATACAGGGTCgcttcttattttttctttttttcttttttttttttccttttttttttttttttttaatttcttcaagaGCGTATGAACTTTGGATTTCATAGAGTTCAGGCGTGGACTAACATTTTCCCATTACACTTCCAGCCAATGGCTGAAGGCTGTCTTGTTCTGGCTATGAACAGAATGTTGTGATTTGAACATACACTgtaaatttttggttttgagtgGGAGTGGGACTGTTCTCAGCCTTCTTGTGGCTTCAAGTGCAAACCAGTATTGAGCAATAAACCGTATTTTGAAGTTGTTTTACATAATATTGCTCAACAGGAAGTGTAATTTCAGACTATAAATAAGCAATGAAAACCACCTGTTGACTTCAGGAAGATCTACTTAATGTGCTcaacctattttttttaatatatataagCATAGAACTTTCGAAGAAAATAGGGAGAggctttctgcagctttttcctatgtattttctattttttttcctctgaaactcAGTTTTTTCCCTGTGTCACAGAGAAAGGGTGTTGCCCCAAGCCCTGCTTTGATAAGGATATACATGTAAATGGAAGTTTACCATAGCTAAGAAACCACATGCATACAAGGAATTCACTAATAATACAGCACAATTTAGGGAGGAACTCCTATTACATAAAGTTGGAGACTGAAGGGGTATTGTAGTAAATCAGATGAAATATCAATAGATAAGATACCACTGTGAATCTGATTCAAATTTGGCTGATGGAAGTCTGCCATTGAATTCAAAGCAATTTGGATGAGAGTGAGAAATCAGATACCTCTTTGGACACATACAAGAAAGATAAGTAGttgaaggaaggaaggtgtAGCTTAAAAAAAACTTGGTTGAATTTGAGTaaaggatttaaaataataattaaaccAATTGTTTCTTGAGTTTATTAGTCTGTACAAAGGACAGAAATGTTGTATTGTTGATCAATAACTCTAACACTTTGTCCTCTACATTTATAAAAGGACAGAAGTCCTATGCcatataaaaatattgcaaGGTAACTATGCCCTGTGTGATGTGTTTTAAAATCCAAGTTCATAAAAAGGAGTAAGGTCTGAGTCAAAAAGCTCAGTCCAGGGTACCTAGGCTGTCAAATTTCTTAACAGTACTAGAAATGTTCTGCTTTGAGAAAGCTCTTAATGAGGCTGCTTTACCATGTCACCACCAAACATTCTAATTGAATGTTTTAACTTAGGCTGTTTAATTTTGACATGAAATTACACATCACATCTGAGTAAGTTTTTAAGAGCTTGTACTCACTGAAAGGTGaatcttccttctctccccttGGATCCCCAGACTGTCTTCTTTCCTCCTGCAGATTAGAAAAGCACCAGTTATGAGAAAGGCAGGGAGAAGCACACAAAAGTGGTGATGGAGAAATGAAACTCTATCTTTTCACAAAAGATACAGTGATTAACAAATCTGCTGAAATTGCAATGTGTAAGTTCACACAAAGCCCTCGCAGAAAGATGATTAAACCAAACTGTAATATCATGCATAtggcctgggctgtggcatTGAACATGGTAATGAATGTTAACAGCTGGCCAAACCATTAGTCAGTTATTCCTTGGCTTTCTATTGTAATGTTTATGGGAATCAACTTAAGAAAATTCAAGGCCCAAACAGAGACCTGAGACTATGGGGACAAGTGACTAGGGAGTTTGATAGTGCTTTTGGAAGTTAAATCAGCTAgatgacaacaaaaaaaattacataaaaattttAGCCCAGACTTGACCCTCTGAGATCAAAGACTAAAAACTGAGATGAGGATCTATGCTCATTAAGTTTTCTTCACGTAGAGTCCAATACTCTGCTGCACCATGAATAAATTATTGACAATACTGTGGGACATATGGTAAGAAGGATTTATAGGGAATATCCTCATGGGATGTTGAAACTTGTTCTGGGGCCTTTTGACACATCTGCTTCACAAAATTAGAAGTCATTATCATTAGTACTAAGTTGGTTAATAATAGTCTAATGCAGGATATTATTGCCAGCTGGCTGAACATGAtccagtgtgtgcccaggtggccaagaaggccaacagaatcctggcctgtatcagcaatagtgtggccagcaggaccagggcagtgattgttcCCCCTGTATCCACtactggtgaggccacacctcaaatctTGTGTCCAGTTTTTGGCCCCTTAGTACAAGAcagacactgaggtgctggaacagGTACAGAGAAGGGCAAGGAAGCTGCTGaagtctggagcacaagtctgaagagaagcagctgagggagctgggggtgtttagcctggagaaaaggaggctcagggagacCTTATTGTTCTCTACAACTGTCTGAAAGGAGGTTATAGCAAGTGGGGATCAATTTCatctcccaagtaacaagtgatagaacaagaaaaaatggCCTccagttgcaccaggggaggttaCAATTGGATACTtgcaaaaatttcttcactgaaatagTGGTCAGGTATTGAAATGGCTGCCCAGAAAAGTGATGgaatcactgtccctggaagtcCTCAAAAAACATACATGTGGTGCTCAGGACATGGTTTATTGTAGATGTAGCAGTGATAGGCTAATGGTCAAACTCAATTATCTGAGAGGTATTTTCTAACCTTAGCAGttctaggattctatgattctaacATTATCATGTAACATCACTTTGGGGAACTCTTGGAGGTGATAAGCTTGGTGTGCAGAATCATATTTCTGTAATAGATTGCTTTAAGACAGTCAAATCATATAATAAACAAGGTTTCTATCTTCCTGACTTTGTAGGATTTACTActgttgctttttaaagtaGAAAGCCAAAACCAACCTAAGTGctgtatatatttaaatattctaaGGAACACTTCCATTCCAGTATTATATTTTCACACCATATGTAAAAGCATACATTGATTTAAAATCTGATCATGGTATGGGAATTTGACTTGTAAaccattttctttgtgaattaTTTAGTGTAGTACTGTATTTTTTGAAATGCAAccaggttaaaaaaaagtctgaacAGAACTTGTGTGAACGGAAGTGTGAAAAGAAATTGTCATTTATTACTACTATTCATCAGAACATGCAGAGATAATATcctatttattttccataatcTATGTTTTTTGCTTAAAATGCAAGGGTTATGGAGAAGTAATGAATGAGTAGGGCACATGAGAATCACTTAGATAAtacttttctatttcttaatGTTTAGAACAGgattgttaaataaaaaaactacataaattattattcctttgttttattatagctaattatatataaaattttcattgtAATTTCATAGGCAGAAGCCTTAAATTAGGATGTGATGAATCACTGAGTGGAGCTCAGACTTCTGCTCAGGCAAGACATTAGTCTTTATTGGTCAAATTATCAGTTGTCCTCATAAATATTTGTCCCCTGTTAGCTGAATATACTTATGTGCTATCACACATGCAGAATTACTATCTAGTTTGTAATCAGATGTACCTGGAGCTTCAGTGATGTAATCTGGCTCGTTTGTGTTCCCTGTGGAAAGCATTTGAATCATGTGACAGACAGGGGACAGTTGTGGCAGATAGGGGCAGCAAGGATCTTGGAGAAAACTTGGCAAGAAGCAGCTCTAGGTTAAGTTATTTTTATGGACCATCTGGAGTTAGAGCAAtggaaatttttgttttgttcagacTGGAAAAAACACTGTCTGCTGGAGTTATTAGTTCAAGTATAGGCAAAACTTCCCTCATTCATCTGACAGTGTGGAAGACTTGTATTTGTTAAATGCTTTTGTCTCTAAAGTCAGATTATGATTCTCTTATGCTGAAGAGGATTTTCCCACTTAAAGTAGTCTTATTGATATCAATGTAATAGACAGTCATATAAGTTTCTATGCAGTTAGAGAATAGCATTATCCAAAGCTGCAAAGagaataaatattataaaataatccTACATGCTTTCTCAACAAGTGATCTTCTCAATATAAGAATCAGGCCATATTGCTCAATCTGACTAGtagcagaaaaatcaaaatcctATGCCAAATCCCTGTTAAATCGATTTAATGACTGAGGAAAAGATGACACCAAGTTATTTACTGaagtttgtgggatttttttaaaattgagaaGAAATCCCTAAAAAGCTATATTTAAGCTTCAGTTGTATTTTCAGAGTATGCTATGCTAAGTGTATAAGAAAAAAACTTCTAATAGACTTTTTAGAAGACTTAAGGTTGGATTTTGCTGTAATTTACAATGTACCTATGGGAATTATGCATAATTATTAACAtctaaaagaaattattctatAAGGCCTAAAatcttgtttctcttctttcttcagcTATTATTGTGTACAGATTGCCCTGGACCTGGAAGTGCAGCAAACTCTTAATGAAGTTCATACATGCTGGATTAAATACTACAGCTATGATTCTTGCAATCGTTTCTATTGTAGCCGTGTTTGATTTCCACAATGCCTCGAACATTCCTAACATGTACAGTCTGCACAGCTGGATTGGGCTAACTGCTGTTATATTTTATTGTCTCCAGGTCAGAATCTAACTGTATTTATAAACAGCTTGTAAATTTGAAGAATGTTTTTAGTAATTCAGGCACAATAGGCTCTTGCTAGTACATTGTAACTACTGGGATAGCCATTTTACACTCTGATTTGGCAAACTATTATGTAAATATACAAATACTGGATCAtttgctttgaagaaaaatgcatttttaagcctattttgtttatttgctggCATAATGGCCATTAAGCTGTAGTACAGTTACACAGTACTGTGTTTCTAAGCCCTGTTAACTCCTGAACATACAGCAAGTTACTTGGTTTGTTGGCAGCATATTTAAATACAGTTAGAGCATTTATTAAGGAAGTCTCAAATGAAGtaacagcttctcttttttttgttttgttttgttttgtttttcagctctcATAAATTTAAGTAGTCACTTCTTGGCCTCAAGACTTTTCTAATCAGCAGAACAAGTGCATCAGGGAGCAGTAGAGATATAAAGGATCTGACACCTGAATGAGCTACTACTGGCTAACCAGTTTTCCTGAATCAGCAGAACTTTGACAGATGTTTGTGGGCATGCTTTTAACTGCCCCTCTTGGCAGAGAATTAGCATTATTGTAATGTAAAATGAGCTAACTTAATGTGTTTTGCATTTGGCAAAGAAGAGCAGCCATGCCCTGAAATTTACAGAACATAGACAGATGCTTCTGCATATATGTTCTGAATTCTTTATACTGTGTTATTACActatgaaaatttattttgttccttcaaatattttttttcccaaaacactaaaaagaaaaaaaagacttaatTATCTGCGATCAAGCACAGAAAAGCCTCAGCTGAGGGATTTGGGTTCTGGACTTTATTCCTCACTGCTCAGGCCAAGAGGTACAGGAAGCAGTGTTGAAATAGTGGTTTTaacattcatttaaaaagaaaacatattgcAGTGTTGTTGAGTATATACTCTACAGCTgaacaaataaataagaattaatatgaatgaataagaaaaaataatcttaaaattaAGTTTGTCCTAATAATGCAGCTATTTCAAGGAAGTCTGTGCTGCTACTACACTGAGTATCAGTAATGGTTAAATGAAGGATTGTGACTAAAATCTTAGTTCTACATTTCATTTTGCTACTATAAACATGATCAATGGCACTTAATGCCTTGCCTGTCACATCAAAAGATCCTTGGTGTTCCTTCCTCCAATCTGGGATGTAAGTCTCCAGTCAGAGACTGATGTTTGTTAAGCAACTGAGCACTATAAAGAATGGTCATAAAGTAGTATCTTTGTTAACAAAGAAGACACTTGGCACTTACCAGAAGGGGCATGTCAGTCGTAGGCTCACATAATACTCTGCTTGCAATATTGTAACTATCTTGTAATTAAGCCAAATGTAGGTTAATACAGTATAGCACACTGACTAAAATTTAAGAATAGGgtaaaaatgtagaaaaataaaaagcaacaaacccaaagaaattCTGGAAAAGTAATTTGAGGGGTGGAAAAGCTATTTTCCATTGCAAGACTTTAAAAACTCCAGCTGTTTAACAGATTTAAGATTAAGAGATGATTTGATTATGGTGTACTAAAAAGCTTCCCAGGGAGAAAATATCAGGTTCTCTTATCCATTATGGAAAGATAAAACAAGGACTGAGTTAAAGCAGGATGAAATACAAATTCATGCACTGTGTCTAATTTAGCAGCAGGGGTGAGCAACAGTAAACAAACTAAAGAAGAGCTGCAACCTCAGCATGACTGGGCAAGCCTGTGGATGCAGCCATGGGACATGATAGGTTATTTTCCATCACAAAATTAGTGCTAATAGGAGGACTAATGTCCCCTGAATAACTTGATGCCACCCATACATGTCTTCACTCTGTAAATGCCATGTGAGCAATATATTGAGACACCATTCCCCTTCTAAAGATAAGCACTTAAATTTAACTGAAATTCTaacaagagaaaattatttaatccaCTCAGGTCAGAAGGTTAGACTGTCTTCTGATGTTCCTTTATGTGCAAATCTGCAACCAGAGCAGAGAATGGGACTTGACGAGACTGTAAAAGGGTGGCTCCTCACACCTTAACCATATTAGTGAATTAGTGACACTGAAAACTTGTGTTTCCAGTACTTAGTTTGGTTGCAGTTTTAGCACTATCAGTAAGTTTGGACACTGATATTACATAGGatgatttataaaatatttaatgtctGCTTTCTAAGTGCTAATCCAgaattttgctttggttttgatAGGAAGCACATTCAAAAATAGAAATGccaattattttcaaatttctaCCTGAAGACATCTCAGAATGgaattttattataatttttgttctgcttgAGAAGCTCAGCTTGTTTTCCATCTGGCCCTAACTATGAATCTGTTTTGGTTGTAGCTGTTCTTGGGTTTCGCTGTCTTTCTGCTCCCGTTTGCTCCAGTTCATCTCCGCGCAGCTCTCATGCCAATACATGTTTATTCGGGTCTTACCATCTTTGCAACGGTGATTGCAACAGCTCTCATGGGAATCACAGAAAAGCTTATATTTGCATTGTAAGTACCTGTTTCCAGTTGTTTATTAAGGTTATTCATTGCAAATATACTTCCATTTGCCCAGAATAATAAGCATCCAGTACTGGgacagtgttttgttttgtttgtattaaAAGACCTACCTAGCAGGAGACTGCTGTTTTTAGAACAAGATTgcctttaaaacaatttttttgacctcttcttcctttttcccctttcaaaggaaaaatcctgCATATAGTGCATCCCCACCAGAAGCAACTTTGGTCAACTGTCTTGGTCTTTTGCTTGTCATATTTGGTTCACTTATTTTGTGGATGGCAAGCAGGCCCCACTGGAAGCGGCCCCCAGAAGATAATGCTAAAATTTTGAGTCCCATTGGAGCAACTCCTGAAGGCACAGAAGTAGAATCCACAATGACAAACACTAGTAACGCAGATAAATCTGATCTAAGGAGCAATACTGAAGcagccagaaaacaaaacatcaaattTGATGAAGCAGGACAAAGATCAACtatgtaaagaaaatatatagAGTAAAAGTACTGTTATACCTCCAAATtccccctggcaagggtcctTCTAATGTAGTTAGATTGATATGTATGTGTCTTGGGGGTTCATTTTTAGTATGGGTTGCTGAAAGATACTCAAGTTTTCTCCATGTGGATTTAAATTTCTGTAAGTCCTAAACATATTTTATTGGTCCATGACTAGTCCAtgccttgtttaaaaaaacaagagcaAGAATGACATCACATAATGGTAAAATCACATAATTGGAAACTGTCTTTCAAATCACTTCTTAATTTAATGCTTATATCTCTTATAATCatgaaaaatttaacaaaattcAGACTAAATTTTGCTCTTGAATGCTTTTGCAGGTTATGAATCAGCCATGAAGTATACCatacagaataatttaatttgtcaCACATAAATTTCCTggtaatatttgcttttttaaagctCTGATTTCTCTAGCTGATTAACCCCCTCACTGGCTGCTATGTTCTATGGGATTTGAGGTCATTCCGCACTTTACAGAGTTGcttcataaaaatgtttattttaaaatttttaattaaaaaaaagtttgctaGATATCTTCATAAAATGTTATATTTCCTTTAGaaatttttggggggttttggccttgttttttttaaatctgaatgtATCTGTTGACCTTTCAACAAACTCTACCAAATATACtgtaatacagaaaatatttggctTTGAATTATTAGTGTAATCTAAGAAATGTTAAAGACATCCAAATGCAGAATTTGTCTTATTTGAAAAACTACAAAAACACACTTAGAAAAATGTATCACTTATACTAAGTCTTCCTTTTATCCCAGAAGGCAGCATTTTAGAATCTTTATTTGATTGCACAGTTCTATTGATTTATGGTACTAGAGTAGAAATTAGGAGGTTAGAAACCAGCAAAATCTGGTATCAgtctcacagaaaaaaaatttgcttcaAGTGAGAAATACTTTCTCCAAGACACAGATGAGCTTTGCTCTTTTAATAAAATGCTGCCTGTTAACTGAAAGCCAGTTTGGGTATCTCTACACTGACATCAAAAACATTATTATCATAGGCATGAAGACATGCTTTAGTCTGTAAGCAATCTATACAAACTCTATGActgtttaatttgaaattacagttttaaataATGCAATTTTCTCTAAATAATGAAGAGTCCCTACTGGCACTTTACTTTTATAGCTCTTTCTAGTAATTGAAGTATTAATGCATTATGCTCATTCATTAATTTCACAGATAGAAACAATATTTATACTTTTACTATTATGGAAGAATAATTATAGTAGATTATTTGGACTGCACATGTCAAAAATGATAAGCCATTCTATTACCTCTTGTAAAAGCTGCAGAGCCCACTACAAATACAAATTTACCACTGTTCATGGTGGAATATAGATAGTTGCAGACAccaaataatttcctgttttttaaatactacATAAATTTTTATCTActccagcttttaaaaacattttaatacagTACCCTTCAACAAATGTGCCATTTTTGTAGTTCACTCTATGTTAGTACAAACTATTTTGGACCCTTAAATTATTTTGGGTCTTCTCTGACAAGAAGTACCTCAGTTCCTGTTATTTGATttgtaataataatattttattatttggtgAATGCACTATAGAAAGCTagcataataaaatattttaaaacttttctttcttacaatTTGGTACTCAAGGACTATGTCCCAGATTTCTATGGTTTCACTTATAGGTTTGTGGGTGACTGGGACCAACCTCACATTAGTGTATCTTTCACTGTAGAAAATACCTGTTTTTAATGTACATTTCAGGTATGACAGAAGGAACACTAACCTAAACTGCTAAACTAATGTGTGAGCACTTCTCCTGTCCCACTATGTGCAATGAATCAAACAGTGAAGCATGACAGAGGAAGTGAATAAACGAGCTCACTTGCAGTATTTTATTATGCAGCTTTCTATACTGCACTCACACAGGcaacagcattttaaattgTTATGTATTGGCCTGTTACTGTTTCTCATCCACCTGTGAAAATGAGCTCACTCAATCCTTGCATAGTACTTGGTCACATAATAAAAGCATTTGTTTGTATGGAAGGTAGTGAGTTGCCTAGGGATTGTTCTGGAAGAAAGTAACTGTACAGTGTACTGGAAAACGCAGAATCTATGACTTCTTTTGTTACAGCACTGAGCTGGATGTATTGAAATGAACAGCTTTTAGGTGGTTGGTTCTATATGCTGTTAAATAACCATCATGCCTTCTGGTTTCCATTGTATTCCATGTGGTGTTCAAGGGGAATGCTACTTGAAAAAAGAATGGTGGCATTTCTTTACTTCTCTGTTCTCATGAAGTGCAAGGTATAAGTAACACCAAGGTAGTGAGTTCAAACCCCATATGGGCCATTTGCTTAagggctggactcgatgatccttctgggtcccttccatTGTGACCATTCTGTGATGTAAAACTAACTGAAAATCAAAGATTAAGCAACCTTTTGAGGGGAGCCTCCCAGAACATAATTTTGGTTTTCAATTTAGAGGTTAAACATGATAGTAGAAACTCAGTGGAAGCTGGAAGATTCCATTTGGGGAATTGATAATCAGTGATATCTCACGTGCATTCTGGCTGCTGATCTTTGGGAGGTCCCCATGAGATGCAGTACCTGTGATCTCCTAAAACTTGATCAACCTTGGTGTGTGCAATTTAAAACTGACAAAACATACTATAGACTTCTGGCTTAATTCTAAATTGATTTAAAAGGTCTCTAAGTATCCTTGCAAAAAAATGAGGTTAGTTCAATGCTAAATAAGTATGCATAGGTACTATGCATAGGAATTACTCTTTGGAGAGTAATAGTCCTAAACCTGCTCCTCAAAGTGGCCTTAACTTTCCTTTCATGCAAATTTTCCTACTTTTCTTACTTCTATTTATGAGTTATATAAATACAGTAGCAACATAGGAAATGAAAGTGTATTTTCAGAGATACAAATGGAAGGTAGAACTCTAGCTTTTTCATGGGTATTTTTCTGCATGTTTGGAAATCATCTACATGGTTGTTTTTACAGGAATGGATTGTAGAGCTTACATTCCAGGTTTGGattcctattaaaaaaacagGAAGTTACAAAACCTAACATTGAAAGTGCTATCTTTTTAAGTtgcctgggaaaacaaaatactaTATTTACTTGTTGTCATCCAGTACTATGCACAGAAGCAGAAGAGTGTTTTTCCCAACATTAAGGAACTGAGAAATGATGGTGCAAATTAGATTCTAAAACTGAATGTAATTGCATGTATACATCCTACTACATGTAGCCAAGAATATTGCATATGATAATGTAAATACGGATTACTTGTTTACATGGATATTTTATGGAGTGACTAAGAGAGATTGCCAAATACTTTCTATTTCAAAAGTCTctatcttttgcttttattttagaacATTCCTTCCTTAACTGTCCACAAGAacctaaaaatttattttattatccaAAGTACTTATTTGTAGATGagagcaaatatttaattataatgtctgttttccttattcttttttatatactaataaaagtgattttttgaGCTTGTGATACTACTTAGTACAGATTTTTATTATGGTACTAAAATAGAACTTTCTACATTTGGATAAAGATCAAATCATTGGTAAATTACTTTTTGAAAACAGGAGGACGGTTGTACAAAGTTTCTTACATATGTCTTAATTTCAACTATTTATGGTGATCTTTATGATGAAATTTATGTACTCTGTAGTTTTAGGAACATAGCCAGTATTTAACAGAAAGTGAAAGAATTCAGTGTACAAACAATTAGTATTTCACCTTCTGATTATAACAGAAGTTCCTCACAGCAGCTGTTAGAGGGAggtaaaaaacaaaccaaaactatCCTGTCATGAGAATGCCATCGGGAAGATCAAGAATTCTGATATATAATGGTAACATAATGCACTGTAAGACTGAAATACCCTCAGGTAAGTAACAGCCAGACTAAGCACAGACCCCATGCAATCTTACCCAATTCAACATCCGCATATCAAGTTAATCATAAATAGGATAATGATTATAAAAGTAAAATCATCTGTATGTACCTATTGGTAACAAATAAGAATTAAGGTATTCTTGAGTTTAATAAGTTTAATTGGAAATTCTCCTGAAAACATAGAGCATAAATTATTTGTGAATACCATAAGCTGTTGGCTAAAATTTTCCAACATTTTTATCAtcatggattaaaaaaacccatactATTACAAACATCAACGTAGCAGAAAACCTGTTGCATTCAAACCTGCCAATTCCCTGTTGCTGAGAACTTCCCTTAAATGTTGCCTGTAGGCTGGATGTGTTGGGGAAAATTCTGGTAAAATAGtcaatgtttttaaaatatggtgATTATTAAAAAACTCAGTAAAAGCTCAATTGtattaaaaattgaaagagGGGACTCAAATTTTGGCAGGAGGACTACATTTGTGTacatgttttttttaagaagtggAGGGAACTCGTAACCTACAATAcagatatttgcattttgttatGGTATGCGCAACACTTGTGATCTCTCTAAGACTAGTGGCCAGTAATGAGGGGTAAACTATTAATCTGGTAGAAATTCAAGTCCAGGTCAACAAAATGGATGACAACTATTCCAGGCAATTCAGCTAAGAGAAGAGGTAACGCTGAGAAAATCCAGTTACTACTATATACAAACCAGAAATCTAAAATATTGACAGTGTCCCAGTGAACTTTTacagaagaagcagaaacaaTGGGTATAAATTTCAGCAAGCTGAGTTATGTTGACCAAATGTAC belongs to Serinus canaria isolate serCan28SL12 chromosome 7, serCan2020, whole genome shotgun sequence and includes:
- the LOC103814429 gene encoding plasma membrane ascorbate-dependent reductase CYBRD1, with the translated sequence MRRDARRGQGGGARRIAECRPAPAPAASVPSVPVSAGPHTAHDPDPARPPARPSFAALAAAHGDRKMEEYGRFLALLASSLLVGFVSVILSLVWVFHYREGLSWDGSAGEFNWHPVLIITGFVFIQGIAIIVYRLPWTWKCSKLLMKFIHAGLNTTAMILAIVSIVAVFDFHNASNIPNMYSLHSWIGLTAVIFYCLQLFLGFAVFLLPFAPVHLRAALMPIHVYSGLTIFATVIATALMGITEKLIFALKNPAYSASPPEATLVNCLGLLLVIFGSLILWMASRPHWKRPPEDNAKILSPIGATPEGTEVESTMTNTSNADKSDLRSNTEAARKQNIKFDEAGQRSTM